From the genome of Candidatus Nitrosocosmicus oleophilus, one region includes:
- a CDS encoding Trm112 family protein, with protein sequence MNKKLLDILVCPFDKVSSLELFQFKAKTNSNNPTSIVNNIGPESKNSLTNQKENDQESKDINTNTKDPSVSELDMESSEIVEEGLLLCRTCLRFYPITEEIPIILPDELRDKKKDLEFLKTWNEAIPKDLLKNLKPWTI encoded by the coding sequence ATGAATAAGAAACTTTTAGATATACTAGTTTGTCCGTTTGACAAGGTGTCTAGTCTCGAACTATTTCAATTCAAGGCTAAAACAAATTCTAACAATCCTACCTCAATTGTCAATAACATAGGTCCAGAAAGTAAAAATTCTTTAACAAATCAGAAGGAAAATGATCAAGAGTCAAAGGATATTAACACGAATACAAAAGACCCATCTGTTTCAGAATTAGACATGGAGTCTTCTGAAATTGTTGAGGAAGGATTATTACTATGCCGGACATGCCTTAGATTTTATCCCATCACTGAGGAAATTCCGATAATTCTGCCAGACGAGCTCAGGGATAAGAAAAAAGACTTGGAATTTCTGAAGACGTGGAACGAAGCAATTCCCAAGGACCTCTTAAAGAATCTAAAACCTTGGACTATATGA
- a CDS encoding protease inhibitor I9 family protein — protein sequence MSILSTSVIQRADAFSIGLPDIPFLNFNFDNSSPKKDSSSIIDFGAITNSIPKFNADEDDKKDNMDSDLDTTHNRDSDGQSNEDTTSSRSASLPFPANMMTQVYSNEDDNTDKISKTPFELQDTLPLVGDYSDAPSTFLSNTMGSEDEEIPGQYIVVFKDDDTTVSDFFSMLSKKSDTQNIEVLQVYENVINGLTIKVPNDKVIESIEQLPIVDYVEKDVMAQAFAQTLPSAVLEVFSPDIEPMAP from the coding sequence TTGAGTATTTTGAGTACAAGCGTCATTCAAAGAGCCGACGCATTTAGCATAGGCTTGCCTGATATTCCTTTTCTTAATTTTAATTTTGACAATAGTTCTCCTAAGAAGGACAGTTCGTCTATTATTGACTTTGGTGCAATTACAAATAGTATTCCTAAATTTAATGCCGACGAAGACGATAAGAAGGATAATATGGATTCTGACCTAGACACTACACATAACAGGGATAGCGATGGGCAGTCCAATGAAGATACTACCTCATCTCGATCCGCCTCCCTCCCTTTTCCGGCGAATATGATGACACAGGTTTATAGTAACGAAGATGATAACACTGATAAGATCAGCAAAACTCCCTTTGAACTCCAAGATACTTTACCTTTGGTCGGTGATTATTCTGACGCCCCATCTACTTTTCTTTCAAATACAATGGGTTCTGAAGACGAAGAAATCCCCGGGCAATATATTGTTGTTTTTAAGGACGATGATACGACTGTATCTGACTTTTTTTCAATGTTATCTAAAAAATCTGACACACAAAACATTGAAGTTCTTCAAGTTTATGAAAATGTCATAAACGGATTGACAATCAAGGTACCAAATGATAAAGTCATCGAATCAATTGAGCAACTTCCTATTGTTGACTATGTAGAAAAGGATGTAATGGCTCAGGCTTTTGCACAAACGCTACCAAGTGCAGTTCTAGAAGTCTTTTCACCGGACATAGAACCTATGGCACCTTAG
- a CDS encoding Ig-like domain-containing protein codes for MNKNFILVIILILSATVYINYSVWIDIYAQNNGSGDNDEKDPVITVPANPIIAEATGPLGSLVSYNVSATNATGTPIDVSCTPPSDSMFALGTSTVECIAIDEAGNDAKASFAVLVQDTTPPTTELGIVKTGWMGILIDNDSTNSDDIGFAFTGSDLVGVKGFECKLDDGNWRPSTIDYQETDKAGCYYMNVEEGPHSFQVRAVDTSDNKDPNPQSFSWTIISLEDAIVNLRDFVSTIVMPPNLEEELIDSLNNAIGNIQDDGSYDHLICEYLDSFSYSFAKASVLDLFNQDVTNYVDNSFTSIRDRTGCNPPVVSLENEITVDEGVKGVILDASGSFDSKDGKNLDYEWSQIAGTTVDLSNIYKSKASFDAPILEGTSNQVVFFKVQVTDKNDLSSEKTIKVVIRNLVPVHVPPVADDQRVSANTADPTEITLTATDPGGNPLTYSIVSQPQSGTITDLNEDTGSLVYTSNAGFTGQDRFTFKANDGTVDSNTATVRVTVNAVNVPPVADDQRVSANTADPTEITLTATDPGGNPLTYSIVSQPQSGTITDLNEDTGSLVYTSNAGFTGQDRFTFKANDGTVDSNTATVRVTVNAVNVPPVADDQRVSANTADPTEITLTATDPGGNPLTYSIVSQPQSGTITDLNEDTGSLVYTSNAGFTGQDRFTFKANDGTVDSNTATVRVTVNAVNVPPVADDQRVSANTADPTEITLTATDPGGNPLTYSIVSQPQSGTITDLNEDTGSLVYTSNAGFTGQDRFTFKANDGTVDSNTATVRVTVNAVNVPPVADDQRVSANTADPTEITLTATDPGGNPLTYSIVSQPQSGTITDLNEDTGSLVYTSNAGFTGQDRFTFKANDGTVDSNTATVRVTVNAVNVPPVADDQRVSANTADPTEITLTATDPGGNPLTYSIVSQPQSGTITDLNEDTGSLVYTSNAGFTGQDRFTFKANDGTVDSNTATVRVTVNAVNVPPVADDQRVSANTADPTEITLTATDPGGNPLTYSIVSQPQSGTITDLNEDTGSLVYTSNAGFTGQDRFTFKANDGTVDSNTATVRVTVNAVNVPPVADDQRVSANTADPTEITLTATDPGGNPLTYSIVSQPQSGTITDLNEDTGSLVYTSNAGFTGQDRFTFKANDGTVDSNTATVRVTVNEVSTQPVPKPESEPEVDNSSEDTTPPTSTKDTTPPTSTKDSKPSTSKSTGLNSTSLSSGGGLFSDGFPGFTGNMKNLFGN; via the coding sequence TTGAACAAGAATTTCATACTTGTGATTATTTTAATATTATCGGCAACCGTGTACATCAATTATTCAGTCTGGATTGACATATACGCACAAAATAACGGATCTGGGGATAATGATGAAAAAGACCCAGTTATCACTGTCCCGGCCAATCCAATAATCGCGGAAGCTACAGGACCACTAGGCTCCCTTGTTTCCTATAATGTTTCAGCAACAAATGCTACTGGGACCCCTATAGACGTTAGCTGTACACCACCAAGTGACAGCATGTTTGCCTTGGGAACTTCAACGGTAGAGTGTATCGCTATAGATGAAGCAGGAAATGATGCAAAGGCTTCGTTTGCAGTATTAGTTCAAGATACAACTCCACCTACAACCGAACTAGGAATTGTTAAGACAGGTTGGATGGGCATATTAATTGACAATGATTCTACAAATTCTGATGATATTGGATTTGCCTTTACAGGTTCCGATCTTGTAGGTGTCAAAGGCTTTGAATGTAAACTGGATGATGGGAATTGGCGTCCAAGTACAATAGATTATCAGGAAACTGATAAAGCTGGGTGTTATTACATGAACGTCGAAGAAGGCCCTCATTCGTTTCAGGTTAGGGCAGTAGATACATCAGACAACAAAGATCCAAATCCACAATCCTTTTCATGGACAATCATATCTCTTGAAGATGCAATAGTTAATCTTCGTGATTTTGTATCGACAATAGTTATGCCTCCTAATTTGGAAGAAGAATTAATAGATTCGCTAAACAATGCGATTGGTAATATTCAGGATGATGGCAGCTACGACCATCTAATTTGCGAATACCTAGATTCATTTAGTTATAGTTTTGCAAAGGCTTCTGTACTAGATTTGTTTAATCAAGACGTCACAAATTATGTAGATAACTCATTCACATCAATCAGAGACAGAACAGGTTGTAATCCACCAGTAGTGAGTCTAGAAAATGAGATCACAGTGGACGAGGGGGTCAAAGGTGTGATTTTGGATGCTTCTGGTAGCTTTGACTCAAAGGATGGGAAAAATTTAGACTACGAATGGAGTCAAATCGCAGGTACTACAGTAGATTTGTCAAATATTTACAAGTCAAAGGCCTCCTTTGATGCCCCAATTCTTGAAGGCACTTCAAACCAAGTAGTATTTTTCAAAGTACAAGTAACTGACAAGAATGATCTATCATCAGAAAAAACTATCAAAGTGGTAATTCGAAATTTGGTACCGGTCCATGTTCCACCAGTAGCCGATGATCAGCGTGTGTCAGCAAATACGGCTGATCCTACAGAGATAACTCTCACAGCTACAGATCCAGGTGGTAATCCTTTGACATATTCCATAGTTTCACAGCCACAGTCAGGCACCATCACAGACCTTAACGAAGACACAGGTAGTTTGGTCTATACATCCAATGCCGGATTTACAGGACAGGATAGATTCACATTCAAGGCCAATGATGGAACCGTCGACAGCAATACAGCCACAGTAAGAGTAACAGTGAACGCAGTCAATGTTCCACCAGTAGCCGATGATCAGCGTGTGTCAGCAAATACGGCTGATCCTACAGAGATAACTCTCACAGCTACAGATCCAGGTGGTAATCCTTTGACATATTCCATAGTTTCACAGCCACAGTCAGGCACCATCACAGACCTTAACGAAGACACAGGTAGTTTGGTCTATACATCCAATGCCGGATTTACAGGACAGGATAGATTCACATTCAAGGCCAATGATGGAACCGTCGACAGCAATACAGCCACAGTAAGAGTAACAGTGAACGCAGTCAATGTTCCACCAGTAGCCGATGATCAGCGTGTGTCAGCAAATACGGCTGATCCTACAGAGATAACTCTCACAGCTACAGATCCAGGTGGTAATCCTTTGACATATTCCATAGTTTCACAGCCACAGTCAGGCACCATCACAGACCTTAACGAAGACACAGGTAGTTTGGTCTATACATCCAATGCCGGATTTACAGGACAGGATAGATTCACATTCAAGGCCAATGATGGAACCGTCGACAGCAATACAGCCACAGTAAGAGTAACAGTGAACGCAGTCAATGTTCCACCAGTAGCCGATGATCAGCGTGTGTCAGCAAATACGGCTGATCCTACAGAGATAACTCTCACAGCTACAGATCCAGGTGGTAATCCTTTGACATATTCCATAGTTTCACAGCCACAGTCAGGCACCATCACAGACCTTAACGAAGACACAGGTAGTTTGGTCTATACATCCAATGCCGGATTTACAGGACAGGATAGATTCACATTCAAGGCCAATGATGGAACCGTCGACAGCAATACAGCCACAGTAAGAGTAACAGTGAACGCAGTCAATGTTCCACCAGTAGCCGATGATCAGCGTGTGTCAGCAAATACGGCTGATCCTACAGAGATAACTCTCACAGCTACAGATCCAGGTGGTAATCCTTTGACATATTCCATAGTTTCACAGCCACAGTCAGGCACCATCACAGACCTTAACGAAGACACAGGTAGTTTGGTCTATACATCCAATGCCGGATTTACAGGACAGGATAGATTCACATTCAAGGCCAATGATGGAACCGTCGACAGCAATACAGCCACAGTAAGAGTAACAGTGAACGCAGTCAATGTTCCACCAGTAGCCGATGATCAGCGTGTGTCAGCAAATACGGCTGATCCTACAGAGATAACTCTCACAGCTACAGATCCAGGTGGTAATCCTTTGACATATTCCATAGTTTCACAGCCACAGTCAGGCACCATCACAGACCTTAACGAAGACACAGGTAGTTTGGTCTATACATCCAATGCCGGATTTACAGGACAGGATAGATTCACATTCAAGGCCAATGATGGAACCGTCGACAGCAATACAGCCACAGTAAGAGTAACAGTGAACGCAGTCAATGTTCCACCAGTAGCCGATGATCAGCGTGTGTCAGCAAATACGGCTGATCCTACAGAGATAACTCTCACAGCTACAGATCCAGGTGGTAATCCTTTGACATATTCCATAGTTTCACAGCCACAGTCAGGCACCATCACAGACCTTAACGAAGACACAGGTAGTTTGGTCTATACATCCAATGCCGGATTTACAGGACAGGATAGATTCACATTCAAGGCCAATGATGGAACCGTCGACAGCAATACAGCCACAGTAAGAGTAACAGTGAACGCAGTCAATGTTCCACCAGTAGCCGATGATCAGCGTGTGTCAGCAAATACGGCTGATCCTACAGAGATAACTCTCACAGCTACAGATCCAGGTGGTAATCCTTTGACATATTCCATAGTTTCACAGCCACAGTCAGGCACCATCACAGACCTTAACGAAGACACAGGTAGTTTGGTCTATACATCCAATGCCGGATTTACAGGACAGGATAGATTCACATTCAAGGCCAATGATGGAACCGTCGACAGCAATACAGCCACAGTAAGAGTAACAGTGAATGAAGTTAGTACTCAGCCTGTGCCTAAGCCAGAATCTGAACCAGAGGTAGACAACTCATCTGAGGATACCACACCTCCAACATCAACTAAAGATACCACACCTCCAACATCAACTAAAGACAGTAAACCTTCAACTTCCAAATCAACCGGTCTTAACAGTACAAGCCTCAGCAGTGGCGGGGGCCTCTTTTCTGATGGATTTCCAGGGTTTACAGGTAATATGAAGAATCTATTTGGCAATTAA
- a CDS encoding universal stress protein translates to MYKDLNISRILVGIDGSEYSIRALEFSKNLAHKYNSQIIAFTAFNIPDMYKIFEKREEDYNTISIEKEIRELKILLSNLTKKAIEEGINLKSVFYDTKLTPDLAMTEYAESEGVNHIVIGYRGRSFENLLIGNIATSIVKISKCSVTIIK, encoded by the coding sequence ATGTATAAAGATCTCAATATTTCTAGAATCCTGGTTGGAATTGATGGATCAGAGTATTCAATCAGGGCCTTAGAATTCTCAAAAAACTTGGCACATAAATACAATTCTCAAATCATCGCGTTTACTGCATTTAATATTCCAGATATGTACAAGATATTTGAAAAAAGGGAAGAAGATTACAACACTATCTCCATAGAAAAAGAGATTCGTGAATTAAAGATACTATTATCAAATTTAACAAAGAAGGCAATAGAAGAAGGGATCAATTTGAAAAGCGTATTTTACGATACAAAATTAACTCCAGATCTGGCAATGACAGAATATGCCGAAAGCGAAGGAGTAAACCATATTGTAATAGGCTATAGAGGTAGATCATTTGAAAACCTCTTGATTGGTAATATCGCAACTTCTATTGTGAAAATATCAAAATGCTCAGTCACCATAATAAAGTAA
- a CDS encoding cysteine hydrolase family protein — MEKTILIWYNSLSLMLQIQYGSNLISLGLVIVDMQNGFVSKDGSYDKLGMNIENYQQIIPNIKRLISFCRTEKIPIFYTEAIREPSGIDLLLNIHNILPRAREERLQNKKIPICMRDTWDAHIIDDIKPAPEDHVILKRRDSAFQDTELRVWLQSIHVNTLIFCGIDTSICVETSLRDAFNLGYDVILVSDATASGSKKHYETTIERVRDYYGVVIKIDDLKKMIQTLDDLSKDEMQSNEEENESISQFLEKHNLINVRREKK; from the coding sequence ATGGAAAAAACAATTTTAATATGGTACAATAGTCTAAGTCTAATGCTTCAAATCCAGTACGGTAGTAACCTTATCAGTTTAGGGTTGGTAATAGTAGACATGCAGAATGGATTCGTTAGTAAAGATGGATCCTATGATAAACTTGGCATGAATATTGAAAATTACCAACAAATAATTCCTAATATTAAGAGGTTGATAAGTTTTTGTAGGACTGAAAAAATTCCAATCTTTTATACCGAAGCCATCAGGGAACCAAGCGGTATTGATCTTCTACTTAACATTCACAACATTCTTCCCAGGGCAAGGGAAGAGAGGCTTCAAAACAAAAAAATTCCAATATGTATGAGAGATACGTGGGATGCACATATTATTGACGATATAAAACCCGCCCCTGAGGATCATGTTATCCTCAAGCGACGTGATTCAGCATTTCAGGATACAGAATTAAGAGTATGGTTGCAAAGTATTCACGTGAATACTTTGATTTTTTGTGGTATAGATACCTCGATTTGTGTCGAGACATCTTTAAGAGATGCTTTTAATTTAGGATATGATGTTATTTTGGTATCCGATGCAACGGCATCTGGATCAAAAAAACATTATGAAACTACTATTGAAAGAGTACGAGACTACTATGGAGTTGTTATCAAGATTGATGATCTAAAAAAAATGATTCAGACACTAGATGATCTAAGTAAGGATGAAATGCAATCTAATGAGGAGGAAAATGAAAGTATTAGCCAATTCCTTGAGAAGCATAATTTGATAAACGTGAGAAGAGAAAAGAAGTAG